A genome region from Streptosporangiales bacterium includes the following:
- a CDS encoding alkaline phosphatase: MVATRRRFLTLTGAAAALALNTDLLGIEEARAAPRPGRSSGYPFTLGVSSGDPLPDAVVIWTRLALDPLAPFGGMDYEPVRVRWQVAEDERFRKVVRSGSTRAEPEVTHAVHVDVRGLRPSRDYFYRFEAGGEISPVGRTRTAPPAGAHLRRMKFAFVSCQSWTSGFYTAYADVAGYDNDVIVHLGDYIYEFGVRPDVARNVEIPSRLTFPNVVETRTLDQYRDQYALFMADPDLQAAHRVAPWIVTIDDHEVAENWAGMFDEDGEPWETFMIRRANALRAHWEHMPLRRAQRPVGPDMQIYRRFDFGDLLRLNVMDTRQYRTRILEQDDPGFEDPARTFTGAKQEAWLLDGLGGSRRRWNVIAQQNSMARLDSLPGPGLRLGIDRWDGYPASRDRVLTGVYEREVRNLVSIGGDAHRSIASDLKLDFDDPASPRVGVEFTGTSISSGGDGVDLDAAARVTLAENPHVKYVNVQRGYVNCTVTPREWESEYRVADFITDPGGTLSTRIRLVVEDGQPQIRTV; encoded by the coding sequence ATCGTCGCCACCCGCAGGCGTTTCCTCACCCTCACCGGTGCCGCCGCCGCCCTGGCGCTCAACACCGACCTGCTCGGCATCGAGGAGGCCCGCGCGGCTCCACGGCCGGGCCGGTCGAGCGGCTACCCGTTCACCCTCGGCGTCTCGTCGGGCGACCCGCTCCCCGACGCGGTGGTGATCTGGACGCGGCTGGCGCTCGACCCGCTCGCGCCGTTCGGCGGCATGGACTACGAGCCGGTGCGGGTCAGATGGCAGGTCGCCGAGGACGAGCGCTTCCGCAAGGTCGTGAGGTCCGGCAGCACCCGTGCCGAGCCCGAGGTGACCCACGCGGTGCACGTCGACGTGCGCGGCCTCCGCCCGAGCCGGGACTACTTCTACCGGTTCGAGGCGGGCGGCGAGATCAGCCCGGTCGGGCGCACCAGGACCGCACCACCGGCGGGCGCGCACCTGCGCCGCATGAAGTTCGCGTTCGTCTCGTGCCAGTCGTGGACCTCGGGCTTCTACACCGCGTACGCCGACGTCGCCGGATACGACAACGACGTGATCGTCCACCTGGGCGACTACATCTACGAGTTCGGAGTGCGGCCCGACGTCGCGCGCAACGTCGAGATCCCGTCCCGGCTCACCTTCCCGAACGTCGTCGAGACGCGCACCCTGGACCAGTACCGCGACCAGTACGCGCTTTTCATGGCCGATCCCGATCTCCAGGCCGCGCACCGGGTCGCCCCGTGGATCGTCACGATCGACGACCACGAGGTCGCGGAGAACTGGGCCGGCATGTTCGACGAGGACGGCGAGCCCTGGGAGACGTTCATGATCCGGCGCGCCAACGCCCTGCGCGCCCACTGGGAGCACATGCCGCTCCGGCGGGCGCAGCGGCCGGTCGGCCCCGACATGCAGATCTACCGCAGGTTCGACTTCGGCGACCTGCTGCGGCTCAACGTCATGGACACCAGGCAGTACCGCACGCGCATCCTCGAGCAGGACGACCCGGGGTTCGAGGACCCGGCACGGACGTTCACCGGGGCGAAGCAGGAGGCCTGGCTCCTCGACGGGCTCGGCGGGTCGAGGCGCCGGTGGAACGTCATCGCGCAGCAGAACTCGATGGCCAGGCTCGACTCACTTCCCGGCCCGGGTCTGCGTCTCGGCATCGACAGGTGGGACGGCTACCCGGCGTCCCGCGACCGCGTGCTCACCGGCGTGTACGAGCGTGAGGTGCGCAACCTGGTGTCCATCGGCGGCGACGCGCACCGCAGCATCGCCTCGGATCTCAAGCTGGACTTCGACGACCCGGCCTCGCCCCGCGTGGGTGTCGAGTTCACCGGCACCTCGATCTCGTCCGGCGGCGACGGCGTCGACCTCGACGCGGCCGCCCGCGTGACGCTCGCAGAGAACCCGCACGTGAAGTACGTCAACGTGCAGCGCGGCTACGTGAACTGCACGGTCACTCCGCGGGAGTGGGAGTCGGAGTACCGGGTCGCGGACTTCATCACCGATCCCGGCGGGACGTTGTCCACCCGCATCCGCCTGGTCGTCGAGGACGGGCAGCCGCAGATCCGCACCGTGTGA
- a CDS encoding phosphoesterase, with product MPSTPIDRRQFLVAAGTAGAIVVLDPVGFAFADQADEETRVVEGTLDRGVADWVYLPVRVPAGIREIAVTYSYDKPTVPPGEQGNALDIGVFDESGHELADAKGFRGWSGGFRDSFTISATEATPGYLPGPVRQGTWHVVLGPYTVAPQGLTYKVEITLRRGTPGEPFVPSHAPREAKGRGKDWYRGDLHLHTQHSDGRWEPAQLVAAAKEAGLDFVNSSEHNTSSAAGIWGHHASDDLLIIDGEEITTRNGHYVAAGLEPGTWIDWRYRSVDDALPRFLRQIHRQGALAIAAHPHCPFVGCSWKFGFEDFDAIEVWNGPWTADDEVSLYEWDGTLVTSARRGGRWTPAVGDSDSHNDTQVVGLPQNVVLASGLRRDAILSGIRAGHVYVAESASVGLTFGATAEGRTAGIGERLRARGDAKVTVELTVRGVTAGVVRILTDEGQLAQFTLADAAEQTVTWTTTPQQSAYVRAEVRRPVPTPTTPDTMVAFTNPIFLG from the coding sequence ATGCCTTCGACACCGATCGACCGACGCCAGTTCCTCGTCGCCGCCGGCACGGCCGGCGCGATCGTCGTGCTCGACCCTGTCGGCTTCGCGTTCGCCGACCAGGCGGACGAGGAGACCCGCGTCGTCGAGGGCACGCTCGACCGCGGCGTCGCCGACTGGGTGTACCTCCCGGTGCGGGTACCGGCGGGCATCCGCGAGATCGCGGTGACGTACTCGTACGACAAGCCGACGGTGCCGCCGGGCGAGCAGGGGAACGCGCTCGACATCGGCGTCTTCGACGAGAGCGGCCACGAGCTCGCCGACGCCAAGGGCTTCCGCGGGTGGTCCGGCGGCTTCCGCGACTCGTTCACGATCAGCGCGACCGAGGCGACGCCCGGCTACCTGCCGGGGCCCGTCCGGCAGGGCACCTGGCACGTCGTCCTCGGGCCGTACACGGTGGCGCCGCAGGGCCTCACGTACAAGGTCGAGATCACGTTGCGCAGGGGTACGCCGGGCGAGCCGTTCGTCCCGAGCCATGCGCCGCGCGAGGCGAAGGGACGCGGGAAGGACTGGTACCGCGGCGACCTGCACCTGCACACGCAGCACTCCGACGGACGGTGGGAGCCGGCCCAGCTCGTCGCCGCGGCGAAGGAAGCCGGCCTCGACTTCGTCAACTCCAGCGAGCACAACACCTCCAGCGCCGCGGGCATCTGGGGTCACCACGCATCCGATGACCTCCTGATCATCGACGGCGAGGAGATCACGACGCGCAACGGGCACTACGTCGCCGCCGGGCTGGAGCCCGGCACCTGGATCGACTGGCGCTACCGCTCGGTCGACGACGCACTTCCCCGCTTCCTGCGCCAGATCCACCGGCAGGGTGCGCTCGCGATCGCCGCGCACCCGCACTGCCCGTTCGTCGGGTGCTCGTGGAAGTTCGGCTTCGAGGACTTCGACGCGATCGAGGTGTGGAACGGCCCGTGGACCGCCGACGACGAGGTCTCGCTGTACGAGTGGGACGGCACCCTCGTCACGTCGGCGCGGCGCGGCGGCCGGTGGACTCCCGCCGTCGGTGACAGCGACTCGCACAACGACACCCAGGTCGTCGGGCTCCCGCAGAACGTCGTGCTCGCCTCGGGCCTGCGTCGCGACGCGATCCTCTCCGGCATCCGCGCGGGCCACGTGTACGTCGCGGAGTCCGCGAGCGTCGGGCTGACGTTCGGCGCGACGGCGGAGGGACGTACGGCCGGCATCGGCGAGCGGCTACGCGCCCGCGGGGACGCGAAGGTCACGGTCGAGCTGACCGTCCGCGGCGTCACCGCAGGCGTCGTCAGGATCCTCACCGACGAGGGGCAGCTCGCGCAGTTCACCCTCGCCGACGCCGCCGAGCAGACCGTCACGTGGACCACGACGCCGCAGCAGTCGGCGTACGTCCGTGCCGAGGTGCGCCGACCCGTGCCGACGCCGACGACGCCGGACACGATGGTCGCGTTCACCAACCCGATCTTCCTCGGCTGA
- a CDS encoding alkaline phosphatase, with protein MSGAAAIGAAAAGSLALADDAAAAPSSPAGGTLSKDPFTLGVASGDPTSDGVVLWTRLAPEPLADDGLGGMPNRTVSVEWQVAKDERMRQIVRKGVTQARPEHAHSVHVEVDDLAPHRHYWYRFKAGSYVSPVARTRTAPARDVMVSKLHLAVVSCSQYEHGFFDAYRALAADDPDIVLHLGDYQYEYKAGEYVAPGGNVRDHEGPETVTLANYRQRHAQYKADVDLQAAHAAAPWLVVFDDHEVDNNWADEIPENPVDQPTFLQRRTAAFKAYYENMPLRRTSIPNGPNIQIYRRGGWGRLATFHMMDTRQFRDDQGCGDGYQNDCPAAVDPKRSITGGEQEKWLLDGFRRSRARWDVLGQQVFFAQRDADAGPVHRTSMDSWDGYVASRERITSGWLDAKVRNPVVLTGDVHAHWASDLKADYDDPDSHTVGSELVCSSITSGGNGADSIPSDHPYLTINPHLKFYNNLRGYIRTTVTPGEMSSDFRCLPYVQEQGAAAFTRATFAIEDGTPGVHQTYDRPPSTNRTLGSDRAEIERTIAWETKRP; from the coding sequence ATGTCCGGCGCCGCGGCGATCGGCGCGGCCGCCGCCGGTTCCCTCGCCCTGGCGGACGACGCGGCGGCAGCGCCGTCCTCGCCCGCCGGCGGCACGTTGAGCAAGGATCCCTTCACCCTCGGCGTCGCGTCGGGTGACCCGACGAGCGACGGTGTCGTGCTGTGGACGCGCCTCGCTCCCGAGCCGCTCGCCGACGACGGGCTCGGTGGCATGCCGAACCGGACGGTCTCGGTGGAGTGGCAGGTCGCGAAGGACGAGCGGATGCGGCAGATCGTCCGCAAGGGCGTCACCCAGGCCCGGCCGGAACACGCGCACAGCGTGCACGTCGAGGTCGACGACCTGGCGCCGCACCGGCATTACTGGTACCGCTTCAAGGCCGGCTCGTACGTCTCGCCGGTCGCTCGTACGCGCACGGCACCGGCGCGCGACGTCATGGTGTCGAAGCTGCACCTGGCGGTCGTCTCGTGCTCGCAGTACGAGCACGGCTTCTTCGACGCGTACCGCGCACTCGCCGCCGACGACCCGGACATCGTGCTGCACCTCGGCGACTACCAGTACGAGTACAAGGCCGGCGAGTACGTCGCCCCAGGCGGCAACGTCCGCGACCACGAGGGCCCGGAGACGGTCACGCTCGCCAACTACCGCCAGCGACACGCCCAGTACAAGGCGGACGTGGACCTGCAGGCGGCCCACGCGGCGGCGCCATGGCTCGTCGTCTTCGACGACCACGAGGTCGACAACAACTGGGCGGACGAGATCCCGGAGAACCCCGTCGACCAGCCGACGTTCCTGCAGCGGCGTACCGCGGCGTTCAAGGCGTACTACGAGAACATGCCACTGCGCCGGACCTCGATCCCGAACGGCCCGAACATCCAGATCTACCGTCGCGGCGGCTGGGGGCGACTCGCCACGTTCCACATGATGGACACGCGGCAGTTCAGGGACGATCAGGGATGCGGCGACGGGTACCAGAACGACTGCCCCGCGGCGGTCGACCCGAAGCGTTCGATCACGGGCGGTGAGCAGGAGAAGTGGCTGCTCGACGGCTTCCGCCGATCGCGTGCGCGGTGGGACGTGCTCGGGCAGCAGGTGTTCTTCGCCCAGCGCGACGCCGACGCCGGGCCCGTGCACCGCACGAGCATGGACTCCTGGGACGGCTACGTCGCCTCGCGCGAGCGGATCACCAGCGGATGGCTGGACGCGAAGGTGCGCAATCCCGTCGTCCTCACCGGTGACGTACACGCGCACTGGGCAAGCGATCTCAAGGCGGACTACGACGACCCGGACTCGCACACGGTCGGCTCCGAACTCGTCTGCAGCTCGATCACCTCGGGCGGGAACGGTGCGGACTCCATTCCCTCGGACCACCCGTACCTCACCATCAACCCGCACCTGAAGTTCTACAACAACCTCCGCGGGTACATCCGGACGACGGTCACGCCCGGCGAGATGTCGTCCGACTTCCGGTGCCTGCCGTACGTCCAGGAACAGGGCGCGGCGGCGTTCACGCGGGCGACGTTCGCGATCGAGGACGGTACGCCGGGCGTCCACCAGACGTACGACCGGCCGCCGTCGACCAACCGCACTCTGGGCAGCGACCGCGCAGAGATCGAGCGCACGATCGCATGGGAGACGAAGCGGCCCTGA
- the rimI gene encoding ribosomal-protein-alanine N-acetyltransferase has product MSTVTGTTRQMRWWHVEAVATLERRLFPDDAWSPESFWAELAREESRYYVVVERDGAVVAYGGLLAVPGGPDADVLTVAVDPAEHGRGLGGTVLGELLAEADRRRCVDVHLEVRDGNTAALSLYARHGFEHAGVRRRYYANGDDAIVMRRSRRRRSGAAAGEEER; this is encoded by the coding sequence ATGAGCACCGTGACGGGCACGACGAGACAGATGCGCTGGTGGCACGTCGAGGCCGTCGCGACTCTCGAGCGGCGCCTCTTCCCCGACGACGCGTGGAGCCCCGAGTCGTTCTGGGCCGAGCTCGCGCGAGAGGAGTCCCGCTACTACGTCGTGGTGGAGCGCGACGGCGCGGTGGTGGCGTACGGCGGCCTCCTCGCGGTGCCCGGCGGCCCGGACGCGGACGTGCTCACCGTCGCGGTCGACCCGGCCGAGCACGGCCGGGGTCTGGGCGGCACCGTGCTCGGTGAGCTGCTCGCCGAGGCGGACCGCCGGCGGTGCGTCGACGTGCACCTGGAGGTGCGCGACGGGAACACGGCGGCGCTGTCGCTGTACGCCAGGCACGGCTTCGAGCACGCCGGCGTGCGGCGGCGGTACTACGCGAACGGCGACGACGCGATCGTGATGAGGCGGAGCCGGCGCCGCCGGAGCGGGGCCGCCGCGGGGGAGGAAGAGCGATGA
- the tsaD gene encoding tRNA (adenosine(37)-N6)-threonylcarbamoyltransferase complex transferase subunit TsaD: protein MSTDEPLVLGIETSCDETGVGIVRGHTLLADAIASSVDEHARFGGVVPEVASRAHLEAMVPTMHRALSGAGVTLRDVDAIAVTAGPGLTGALLVGVAAAKAYALAVGKPLYGVNHLAAHVAVDRLEHGPLPDPCVALLVSGGHSSLLVVEGATRRVTPLGSTVDDAAGEAYDKVARVLGLPFPGGPPIDRAARDGDPAAIAFPRGKARDGTLDFSFAGLKTAVARWVEGRERAGEPVPVADVAASFQEAVVDVLTGKAVEACRRRGIDDLVLGGGVAANSRLRALAGERCAAAGIRLRVPRPGLCTDNGAMVASLGVELVANGVGPSALDLPVDSALDLEIVSL, encoded by the coding sequence ATGAGCACCGACGAGCCGCTGGTGCTGGGCATCGAGACGTCGTGCGACGAGACGGGCGTGGGCATCGTCCGTGGGCACACGCTGCTGGCCGACGCGATCGCGTCGAGCGTCGACGAGCACGCGCGGTTCGGTGGGGTGGTACCCGAGGTCGCCAGCCGGGCGCATCTCGAGGCGATGGTGCCGACCATGCATCGCGCGCTGTCCGGCGCCGGCGTGACGCTTCGCGACGTCGACGCGATCGCGGTGACGGCCGGCCCCGGCCTCACCGGCGCGCTGCTCGTCGGGGTCGCGGCCGCGAAGGCGTACGCCCTGGCGGTGGGCAAGCCGCTGTACGGCGTCAACCACCTCGCCGCGCACGTGGCGGTCGACCGGCTCGAGCACGGCCCGTTGCCCGATCCCTGCGTGGCACTGCTGGTGTCCGGCGGCCACTCCTCGCTGCTCGTCGTCGAGGGTGCGACGCGGCGCGTGACGCCGCTCGGCAGCACCGTCGACGACGCCGCGGGGGAGGCGTACGACAAAGTCGCGCGGGTGCTCGGGCTGCCCTTCCCCGGCGGCCCGCCGATCGACCGGGCCGCGCGCGACGGCGACCCCGCCGCGATCGCGTTCCCGCGCGGCAAGGCCCGTGACGGCACGCTCGACTTCTCGTTCGCCGGCCTCAAGACCGCGGTGGCCCGCTGGGTCGAGGGTCGCGAGCGCGCGGGCGAGCCAGTGCCCGTCGCCGACGTGGCCGCGTCGTTCCAGGAGGCGGTCGTCGACGTGCTCACGGGCAAGGCCGTCGAGGCCTGCCGTCGCCGCGGCATCGACGACCTCGTGCTGGGTGGCGGCGTCGCCGCGAACTCGCGGCTGCGCGCGCTGGCCGGGGAGCGTTGCGCCGCCGCGGGCATCAGGCTGCGCGTGCCGCGGCCCGGCCTGTGCACCGACAACGGGGCGATGGTCGCCTCGCTCGGCGTCGAGCTGGTGGCGAACGGCGTGGGTCCCTCGGCCCTCGATCTCCCCGTCGACTCCGCCCTCGACCTCGAGATCGTCTCGCTCTAG
- a CDS encoding helix-turn-helix domain-containing protein encodes MVKAIGPTVPRWQLGERLCRLREDAGMSFGDVADEMDCSEWKIRRIEQGQVGVTRPELRTLLDLYDVEDREPLEELQQLGRQRGWWSRFSRFLAPAHVNLLGIESAARSIQAWEPLVVPGLLQTETYARGLARANLQPDEDAARTVEIRMARQKLVWDDEPPAAWYILDESVLHRTISDGHIMREQLERLLHLPDSCTVQILSFDRGDHPGTAGGLTVFEFDPALHSPIAYVESQAGSLYLEEGELDRCKSVIDHMMALALSPAESVTFIRGVLGTIGPDNQEDME; translated from the coding sequence ATGGTGAAGGCGATCGGACCCACCGTTCCCCGCTGGCAGCTGGGCGAACGGCTCTGCCGGCTGCGCGAGGACGCGGGCATGTCCTTCGGCGACGTCGCCGACGAGATGGACTGCTCGGAGTGGAAGATCCGCAGGATCGAGCAGGGCCAGGTCGGTGTCACCCGCCCCGAGCTCCGCACCCTCCTCGACCTCTACGACGTCGAGGACCGCGAGCCGCTCGAGGAGCTACAGCAGCTCGGACGGCAGCGCGGGTGGTGGTCGCGGTTCAGCCGCTTCCTCGCCCCGGCGCACGTCAACCTGCTCGGCATCGAGTCGGCGGCCAGGTCCATCCAGGCGTGGGAACCCCTGGTCGTGCCGGGCCTGCTGCAGACCGAGACGTACGCACGTGGACTGGCGCGCGCCAACCTGCAGCCGGACGAGGACGCGGCCCGCACGGTGGAGATCCGGATGGCGCGGCAGAAGCTGGTCTGGGACGACGAGCCGCCGGCCGCGTGGTACATCCTCGACGAGAGCGTCCTGCATCGGACGATCAGCGACGGGCACATCATGCGGGAGCAGCTCGAGCGGCTGCTCCACCTACCCGATTCCTGTACGGTCCAGATCCTGTCGTTCGACAGGGGCGACCACCCGGGGACGGCCGGGGGCCTCACGGTCTTCGAGTTCGACCCGGCCCTGCACTCACCGATCGCGTACGTCGAGAGCCAGGCAGGCTCTCTTTACCTCGAAGAGGGCGAGCTCGATCGGTGTAAGAGCGTCATCGATCACATGATGGCGCTGGCGCTGTCCCCCGCGGAGAGTGTCACGTTCATCCGAGGGGTCCTGGGAACTATCGGCCCCGATAACCAGGAGGACATGGAATGA
- a CDS encoding DUF397 domain-containing protein — protein sequence MSKQIDLTSAKWHKSTFSQPDNCVEVARVRGHFAVRDSKNPQGGALVFDSAEWAAFVKGVDAGEFN from the coding sequence ATGAGCAAGCAGATCGACCTGACCAGTGCGAAGTGGCACAAGTCCACCTTCAGCCAACCCGACAACTGCGTCGAGGTCGCGCGCGTGCGCGGTCACTTCGCGGTGCGCGACAGCAAGAACCCGCAGGGCGGCGCCCTCGTCTTCGACTCGGCCGAGTGGGCCGCGTTCGTGAAGGGCGTCGACGCCGGCGAGTTCAACTGA
- a CDS encoding co-chaperone GroES — MTTTQTKVVIRPLEDRIVVQPLEAEQVTASGLVIPDTAKEKPQEGKVIAVGPGRFDDSGTKRVPLDINEGDVVLYSKYGGTEVKYGADEYLVLSARDVLAVIDK; from the coding sequence GTGACGACGACCCAGACCAAGGTTGTCATCCGGCCGCTCGAGGACCGCATCGTGGTTCAGCCGCTGGAGGCGGAACAGGTGACGGCCTCAGGCCTGGTCATCCCGGACACCGCCAAGGAGAAGCCGCAGGAGGGCAAGGTCATCGCTGTCGGACCCGGTCGTTTCGACGACTCGGGCACCAAGCGTGTCCCGCTCGACATCAACGAAGGTGACGTCGTGCTGTACAGCAAGTACGGCGGCACCGAGGTGAAGTACGGCGCGGACGAGTACCTCGTGCTCTCGGCCCGCGACGTGCTCGCGGTCATCGACAAGTAA